In the genome of Salana multivorans, the window ACGCACGACGACGGGCCGGCCGCGGCCGCGACGATCGCCCGGAAGATCGCCGACCTGCGGATCATGCGCGGCGAACGGTCGGTCGCCGAGCTCGCGGCGGCGGGGGAGGGCGGCGAGGTGCTCGTCGTCAGCCAGTTCACCCTCTACGGCGACGCCCGGAAGGGGCGGCGACCCACGTGGGTCGCCGCCGCCCCCGGCGAGGTGGCCGAGCCGCTCGTGGCGGCCGTCGTCGACGAGCTGCGCTCGCGCGGGCTGACGGTCGCGACCGGGGTCTTCGGCGCCGACATGGCGGTGTCGCTCGTGAACGACGGGCCGGTCACGCTCGTCCTCGACGTCTAGTCGTCCTCGACGTCTAGTCGGCCGGGGTCGGCGGTCAGCCGGCGTCGGGCCCCGGGTAGGCCGAGGTGTCCATGAAGAACGGCTCCCAGACGATCCCGTCGAGGTCGCGGAACGAGCGCGTGTACATGAAGCCGAGGTCCTCGGTCGGTCGGGCGGCGCTGCCGCCGGCGGCGACGACCCTCTCGAACAGCTCGTCGACCGCCTCGCGGCTGGCCAGGTCGAAGGCGAACATGCCGATGGTGGTCGCCCGCGGGTCGGCCGGCGCGGAGCCCTCGGGCAGGAACCGGGCGAACGACGACGGCTCGTGCAGCATGACCGCGACCTCGTCGGTGAAGACGAGGCACGCGACGTCCTCGGCGGAGTAGTCGGGGTTGAAGGAGTAGCCGAGCGACGTCCAGAACTCGCGCGTGGCCGCGATGTCGACGATCGGGAAGTTGGGGAAGAACATGGGCGTCTCTCCTGGTCGGGATCGGGTGGTGCGGGGTTGACCCCGCGCCGGAGGAGAACTCATCGGTCCGGCGCGAGGTCGACCGTCACATCTTGCGCGAGTAGCTGCGGACCGCGAGCGGCGCGAAGATCGCGATGACGACGGCGCACCCGACCAGCGCCCACACGACCGCCGGCCCGACGGTGAAGGAGTTCGCGAGGTCGCGCACGGCCGTCACGATGTGCGAGACCGGGTTGACCCGGACGAACGCCGCGAGCCAGTGCGGCAGCGACTCGACCGGGACGAAGGCGTTCGACAGGAACGTGAGCGGGAACAGGATGACCATCGAGATGCCCTGGACGCTCGTGGCCGAGCGCGCGATGGTGCCGACCCAGGCGAAGATCCAGGCGAGCGACCAGCCGGAGAAGACGACGAGCAGGATCGCGCAGGCGACCCCGCCGATGCCGCCGCCCGGTCGGTAGCCCATCGCGATGCCCGTCGCGAACGTGAGGACCGCCGCGATGAGGTAGCGGGCCAGGTCGGCGATCATGGGCCCGACGATGGGGGCGACGCGGGCGATCGGCAGGGACTTGAACCGGTCGAACACGCCCTTGTCCATGTCCTCGCGGAGCTTGACCCCGGTGGCCATCGACGTCGTCAGGGCGGTCTGGGCGAGGATGCCGGGGATGAGCAGCGGCAGGTAGGCGGCGACGCCGCCGGAGATCGCGCCGCCGAAGATGTAGGCGAACATCGCCGTGAACAGCAGCGGCTGCACGATCACGTCGATCATCTGCTCGGGCTTGCGGAGCATCATCCGCAGCGCGCGGTGGGCGAGCGCGCCGACTTGGCGGAACGCGTCGGGCAGCGCGACGTGGGACGTGACGCGGGGGAGGGTCGCGGTGGTCATCACATGGTCCTCTCGAGGACGGGGAGCTCGGGGGAGTCGGGGGTGCCGGGCTCGTCGGGGGAGTCGGCCGGTGCGCCGGTGATCGAGAGGAAGACCTCGTCGAGCGTCGGGCGGCTGACCTGGAGGGCGAGCACGTCGACGCCGTGGCGGCGCAGCTCGGCGAGCGCCTCGATCGCGCGGTTCGCGTCGGGCAGGGGGGCGGTGACGCGGGCGCCGGAGACGTAGGCGGGCGCGTCGAGGACGCGGGCGAGCGTGTCGCGGGCGAGCGTCGCGTCGTCGGCCACCGCGAGGTCGACGACGAGGCTCGACCCGCCGATCGACGCCTTGAGCGCGTCGGGCGTGCCCTCGGCGACGATCCGGCCGTGGTCGACGACGACGATGCGCTCGGCGAGCTGGTCGGCCTCGTCGAGGTACTGGGTGGTGAGCAGGAGGGTCGCCCCGTCGGCGACGAGCCGGCGGATGGTGTCCCACATCTGGTTGCGGGTGCGGGGGTCGAGGCCCGTCGTCGGCTCGTCGAGGAAGATCAGCGGCGGCCGGGTGATGAGGGAGACGGCGAGGTCGAGGCGGCGGCGCATGCCGCCGGAGAAGTTCTTGAGCGCGCGGTCGGCCGCGTCCTCGAGCGAGAACTCCTCGAGCAGCTCGTCGGCCCTGGTGTTGGCCGCGGGGCCGCGCAGCCCCTCGAGGCGGCCGAACATCCGCAGGTTCTCGCGGGCCGTGAGGTCCTCGTCGACGCTGGCGTACTGGCCGGTCAGGCCGATGAGCTGGCGCACCTCGTGCTTGTGCTCGACGACGTCGTGGCCGAACACCTCGGCCGTGCCGCTCGTGGGGGCGAGCAGCGTCGCGAGCATCCGCAGCGTCGTGGTCTTGCCGGCGCCGTTGGGGCCGAGCAGGCCGACGATCTCGCCGCGTCGGACCTCGAGGTCGACGTTGTCGACCGCGCGGTTGGTCCCGAAGTCCCGGACGAGGGAGCGAGTGCGGACGGCCGGTGCGTCCGCGTTCCGTGTGTGTGTCATGGGGAAGAGCATCGCGTCTCTATCGAGATCTGTCAACGATGTATCGCGATGGAGTTTCAACGGTCTCCTGTCTCACCATCACGCCTGGGGCGAACACGGGCACACCGGCGGGGTTCGCGCGGTTAGCCTGGGTGAACGCCGCCCGCGGGACGCCTCTGCGACCCGTCGTAGCCGGAAAGAAGGTGCGCCATGTTCGAGAGATTCACCGACCGGGCCCGCCGTGTCGTCGTCCTGGCCCAGGACGAGGCGCGCATGCTCAACCACAACTACATCGGCACCGAGCACATCCTGCTCGGCCTCATCCACGAGGGCGAGGGCGTCGCAGCGAAGGCGCTGGAGTCGCTCGGGATCTCGCTCGATGTGGTGCGTCAGCAGGTCGTCGACATCATCGGG includes:
- the dtd gene encoding D-aminoacyl-tRNA deacylase, with product MRAVLQRVTRADVVVDGEVVGAIGDDTGELPGILALVGVTHDDGPAAAATIARKIADLRIMRGERSVAELAAAGEGGEVLVVSQFTLYGDARKGRRPTWVAAAPGEVAEPLVAAVVDELRSRGLTVATGVFGADMAVSLVNDGPVTLVLDV
- a CDS encoding VOC family protein; this encodes MFFPNFPIVDIAATREFWTSLGYSFNPDYSAEDVACLVFTDEVAVMLHEPSSFARFLPEGSAPADPRATTIGMFAFDLASREAVDELFERVVAAGGSAARPTEDLGFMYTRSFRDLDGIVWEPFFMDTSAYPGPDAG
- a CDS encoding ABC transporter permease, with translation MTTATLPRVTSHVALPDAFRQVGALAHRALRMMLRKPEQMIDVIVQPLLFTAMFAYIFGGAISGGVAAYLPLLIPGILAQTALTTSMATGVKLREDMDKGVFDRFKSLPIARVAPIVGPMIADLARYLIAAVLTFATGIAMGYRPGGGIGGVACAILLVVFSGWSLAWIFAWVGTIARSATSVQGISMVILFPLTFLSNAFVPVESLPHWLAAFVRVNPVSHIVTAVRDLANSFTVGPAVVWALVGCAVVIAIFAPLAVRSYSRKM
- a CDS encoding ATP-binding cassette domain-containing protein, with product MTHTRNADAPAVRTRSLVRDFGTNRAVDNVDLEVRRGEIVGLLGPNGAGKTTTLRMLATLLAPTSGTAEVFGHDVVEHKHEVRQLIGLTGQYASVDEDLTARENLRMFGRLEGLRGPAANTRADELLEEFSLEDAADRALKNFSGGMRRRLDLAVSLITRPPLIFLDEPTTGLDPRTRNQMWDTIRRLVADGATLLLTTQYLDEADQLAERIVVVDHGRIVAEGTPDALKASIGGSSLVVDLAVADDATLARDTLARVLDAPAYVSGARVTAPLPDANRAIEALAELRRHGVDVLALQVSRPTLDEVFLSITGAPADSPDEPGTPDSPELPVLERTM